The following proteins are encoded in a genomic region of Gouania willdenowi chromosome 6, fGouWil2.1, whole genome shotgun sequence:
- the rab21 gene encoding ras-related protein Rab-21 gives MAATGGGKTYSFKVVLLGEGCVGKTSLVLRYCENKFNDKHITTLQASFLTKKLNITGRRVNLAIWDTAGQERFHALGPIYYRDSNGAVLVYDITDMDSFQKVKNWVKELRKMLGNDICLCIVGNKIDLDKDRHVSLEEAESYAESVGAKHYHTSAKLNKGIEEMFLDLCKRMMETAQAEERLKGNGASQSASSRRGVQIVDDEPQATPTGGCCSSG, from the exons ATGGCGGCGACGGGCGGCGGGAAGACGTATTCGTTCAAAGTGGTGCTGCTTGGGGAAGGCTGTGTGGGGAAGACGTCGCTGGTGCTGCGGTACTGCGAGAACAAGTTCAACGACAAACACATCACAACCCTGCAG GCTTCGTTTCTCACTAAGAAGCTGAACATCACAGGACGACGAGTCAACCTGGCGATCTGG gacacAGCGGGTCAGGAGAGGTTTCACGCTTTAGGTCCGATTTACTACAGAGACTCTAACGGAGCCGTGCTCGTCTATGACATCACAGACATGGACTCCTTCCAGaag gTGAAGAACTGGGTGAAGGAGCTGAGGAAGATGTTGGGAAACGACATTTGTTTGTGTATAGTGG gaaataaaatagatttggaCAAAGACAGACACGTTTCTCTGGAGGAGGCCGAGAG cTATGCTGAGTCAGTGGGAGCCAAACATTATCACACATCAGCAAAGTTAAATAAAGGCATTGAGGAGATGTTTCTGGACCTGTGCAAAC GCATGATGGAAACAGCTCAGGCCGAGGAACGGTTGAAGGGCAACGGTGCCAGCCAATCAGCATCAAGTAGGCGTGGCGTCCAGATTGTGGATGACGAACCCCAGGCCACGCCCACTGGAGGCTGCTGCTCATCTGGCTAa
- the LOC114465154 gene encoding 23 kDa integral membrane protein-like, with the protein MTLINSTLKRVFIIFNIFFAIIGGIIIALALLSQILTSIGGQNVEGRTIGIIALYIFGGVTMVISILGAYGAHKESRAALIVFLVCMVIGTLGMLRGGFTAAIIRPTLPDTLEMKFKALLPLDEAAYDVKDMADKLQSQLHCCGLFSYTDWRSNIPNSCLCDDELYQCQKVRYGEMMLSASVYTKTCYPIIQYVILLVTDISLAVFLTLGVLALLGMILSSLMIHQMRRPAPPVVLSVPAIFTPSPPKYQELHNPPGY; encoded by the exons ATGACGCTGATCAACTCGACCCTTAAACGGGTCTTTATCATCTTCAACATTTTCTTTGCG aTCATCGGTGGGATCATCATCGCCCTCGCTCTGCTCTCTCAGATACTCACCAGCATCGGTGGACAAAAT GTTGAAGGCCGCACCATAGGCATCATCGCACTCTACATCTTTGGCGGCGTTACCATGGTGATCTCCATTCTGGGAGCATACGGTGCGCACAAGGAGAGCCGGGCCGCGCTGATCGTG TTCCTGGTGTGCATGGTGATCGGGACTCTGGGAATGCTGAGAGGAGGATTCACCGCCGCCATCATTCGTCCAACG CTTCCCGACACTCTGGAGATGAAGTTCAAGGCTCTGCTTCCTCTGGACGAGGCCGCCTACGATGTGAAGGACATGGCCGACAAACTCCAATCACAG CTGCACTGCTGTGGCCTGTTCAGCTACACAGACTGGAGGAGCAACATTCCCAACTCGTGTCTCTGTGACGACGAATTGTACCAGTGTCAGAAGGTCCGATACGGC GAAATGATGCTGTCTGCGTCGGTATACACTAAAACCTGCTACCCCATCATCCAGTACGTCATCTTGCTGGTGACCGACATCTCGCTGGCAGTCTTCCTCACGCTGGGCGTTCTCGCG CTCCTCGGTATGATCCTCTCGTCCCTGATGATCCATCAGATGCGACGCCCCGCCCCCCCTGTCGTCCTCTCCGTTCCCGCCATTTTCACTCCGTCTCCACCAAAATACCAGGAGCTGCACAACCCACCTGGCTACTGA